A genomic segment from Lignipirellula cremea encodes:
- a CDS encoding Mov34/MPN/PAD-1 family protein has protein sequence MTEAVTDATTPALRFSPTAWAKLLFLRDYGDTEVGGFGIAASDDLLFVEDIQLVKQVCSWAHVAFDDESVADFFDRQVDAERRPEQFARIWVHTHPGDCPRPSMTDEETFRRVFGRADWAVMFILACEGQSYARLRFNVGPCAEVEIPVSVDYSRPFDASEPDVWEQEYLANIHAEQPTRGMASTLGPVLNSPFDEEPTDAWYESWFDYAAEEEEAEEVVP, from the coding sequence ATGACGGAAGCGGTCACAGACGCGACGACGCCGGCGCTCCGCTTCAGCCCAACCGCTTGGGCCAAGTTGCTGTTCCTGCGTGATTATGGCGACACGGAGGTCGGCGGCTTCGGCATCGCGGCGAGCGACGACCTGCTGTTCGTTGAAGACATTCAGCTCGTCAAGCAAGTTTGTTCGTGGGCGCACGTGGCATTCGATGACGAGTCCGTCGCCGATTTCTTTGATCGTCAGGTAGACGCGGAGCGGCGTCCCGAGCAATTTGCCCGGATCTGGGTGCATACGCATCCCGGAGACTGCCCGCGTCCGAGTATGACGGACGAGGAGACTTTCCGCCGAGTTTTCGGTCGCGCCGACTGGGCTGTGATGTTCATTCTCGCCTGCGAAGGCCAGTCGTACGCTCGGCTGCGCTTCAATGTCGGGCCATGCGCCGAAGTCGAGATTCCTGTTAGCGTCGATTACTCGCGACCGTTCGACGCCTCTGAACCCGATGTCTGGGAGCAGGAGTATCTGGCTAACATCCACGCCGAACAACCGACGCGCGGCATGGCCTCGACATTGGGGCCGGTCCTTAACTCGCCGTTTGACGAGGAACCGACCGACGCCTGGTATGAAAGCTGGTTCGACTATGCGGCGGAGGAAGAAGAAGCGGAGGAAGTGGTACCATGA
- a CDS encoding ThiF family adenylyltransferase → MNATEPVPQNRFTRQRDLVPSDRLADVATAVIGVGAIGRQVALQLAAIGAPRIQLIDFDAVDVTNVTTQGYLGEDVGRPKVLATAAAIRRLDASIHVATIQDRYRAKLEIGETVFCCVDSISARAAIWRSVANRCQFWADGRMLGETIRILAASDADTFGRYANTLFAPADAQTGSCTSRSTIYAASIAAGLMVHQFTRWLRRLPVDGDTTLNLLAGECSVA, encoded by the coding sequence ATGAACGCGACAGAACCAGTACCGCAAAATCGATTCACCCGACAACGGGACCTTGTACCGAGCGATCGCCTCGCCGACGTTGCGACCGCTGTCATCGGCGTCGGCGCCATTGGCCGCCAAGTGGCGTTGCAACTCGCGGCCATTGGTGCTCCACGTATTCAGTTGATCGACTTTGACGCGGTGGATGTGACGAACGTGACGACACAAGGTTATCTTGGCGAAGACGTGGGCCGGCCGAAAGTGCTTGCAACGGCTGCCGCGATTCGTCGTCTCGATGCTTCGATTCACGTTGCGACGATTCAGGATCGCTACCGCGCGAAGTTAGAGATTGGAGAAACAGTGTTTTGCTGCGTCGATTCGATCTCCGCGCGGGCTGCCATCTGGCGTTCGGTCGCCAACCGCTGCCAGTTCTGGGCAGACGGGCGGATGTTGGGCGAGACGATTCGTATTCTCGCCGCGAGCGATGCCGACACATTTGGCCGCTACGCCAACACGTTGTTTGCCCCAGCAGATGCTCAAACCGGCAGTTGCACGTCCCGTAGCACGATCTACGCCGCCAGTATCGCGGCCGGATTGATGGTCCACCAGTTCACCCGCTGGTTGCGTCGCCTTCCTGTCGATGGCGACACCACGCTCAATCTGCTGGCCGGCGAATGCTCGGTCGCCTAG
- a CDS encoding RecB family exonuclease, protein MIATITRAGRARDDSSGLLDYVSPTRLNTWLSCPLKFKLRYVEGIKEPTSSSLFLGKRVHDGLEFFYRHRQDGDHLSATDVAQHISESWDEAVAAEDMQFPSFDDEAVLKRQTIGLVEAYLDTRDANEGIPVAVERPLECPLVDPETGEDLGMALFGFVDLVLESQAGLTIVDFKTAARSSAPLEISHEVQLSCYAYAFRHVFGATEQELQIRSLIKTKTPKVETHRYPARGDAHFRRLFAVIRAYLDDLQSNRFVYRPGWTCSMCDYRETHCRQWQG, encoded by the coding sequence ATGATCGCCACAATTACCCGTGCTGGTCGTGCGCGCGATGACAGTTCGGGACTTCTCGATTACGTTTCGCCCACCAGATTGAACACCTGGCTGTCGTGCCCGTTAAAGTTCAAGCTGCGTTACGTGGAAGGCATCAAGGAGCCGACCTCATCGAGTCTGTTTCTTGGCAAACGCGTCCACGACGGCTTGGAGTTTTTCTATCGCCATCGACAGGACGGCGACCATCTGTCCGCCACAGATGTCGCGCAGCATATTTCCGAATCTTGGGACGAAGCGGTCGCTGCTGAAGATATGCAGTTCCCCTCGTTCGACGACGAAGCGGTGCTGAAACGTCAAACGATCGGATTGGTCGAAGCCTATCTCGATACACGAGATGCCAACGAGGGTATCCCAGTGGCCGTCGAAAGGCCGCTGGAGTGTCCGCTGGTCGATCCGGAGACCGGGGAGGACTTGGGCATGGCGTTGTTTGGATTCGTCGATCTTGTTCTCGAATCGCAAGCCGGGCTGACGATTGTTGATTTCAAGACGGCAGCGCGATCGAGCGCACCGCTGGAGATTTCGCACGAAGTCCAGTTGTCCTGTTACGCCTACGCATTCCGACACGTGTTTGGTGCGACCGAGCAAGAACTGCAAATTCGCAGCCTCATCAAGACGAAGACCCCGAAGGTTGAAACACACCGTTACCCCGCCCGCGGCGACGCGCATTTTCGGCGACTATTCGCCGTGATCCGCGCCTACCTCGATGATCTACAGTCCAATCGGTTCGTGTATCGGCCCGGTTGGACGTGCTCGATGTGCGACTACCGCGAAACCCATTGTCGCCAATGGCAGGGCTGA